The Flavobacterium galactosidilyticum nucleotide sequence AATCCAACTCGATCTGTGAATAATAGAGTAATGCCTGATTGAATTTTTCTTCATACAGAAATATATCTGCCAGTTCCATTTTGGCTCTAGCTGCATCATAATCATTCAATCTCAATTCTAAAGCTTTTTTTACAATTGCCTTCCCTTCTTCTGGCTTTTTTAAATTAAAGGCAACAAAATGAGCTTGAATCAGCTGCAAAGATAAGGTAAAAGGACTTATCTCAAATTCGCGCAACAAATTGTCTAATTCTAGGCTGATATTGGCGAAGTCATTTTGAGTTGCTTTTTCGATTTTCATTTCCATCAAATAGACATTCGCTTGAATAAGCAATTCTAAATCTTTACTGTTTTCCAACACAAATCCTAAGATATCTCTAGCTGCTTCTTGATTATCTTCCTCAATGGCTAATTGGGCTAAATTTACGATGCTATTAAGCGATTCGGGATTGCGTTTATAAATTGCTTTTTGTTGAATGAATGCTTTTTCGAATTCTTTTTGCTGTACATAAAACCAGCTTAAATAATAATTCCAGAAAACATCTTGATTTTTTTGCGTTCGCAATATCAATGCCTTTCGTAATAGTTCATTAAAATTAGCATCGCCATCATCAACCATAAAACGAACGAACTGATTTTGGATTAGAACAGTATTTTGAGGACTTTGATATGCCTCGTCTAGGAAACTAGTAATCATCATTTCTATATTGCCTAACTGTCCGTATAGCAATCCCATTTGATAATTAAATTTTAAACTTGGCTGCAGCTCAATTGCAGTTTGATAGGATTTTAGCGCATAATCTAATAATACTTTACGCTCAAAGGAGTTTGAAATTGCATAAACTTCATTTGGATTTGTCCTGATTCTATCTACTGCTTGATCGTAGTAAACTTTAGCTTTAGCATCGTCTTTACGCAGTTGAAAATTATAGCCTAGTTCGACCAATAGATTAGATTGTTTGTACTTATCAAACCTTTCCTTAATCGCTTTTTCGGCTATATCAAATTGTTGTAATTGTTGGTAACAGTCAATTGTACGTAGAAAATATTGTGTGTTTTGAGGTACCTTTTGCAGCAATTCTTCAAAACCTATTTTAGCTTTTTCAAAATCTCCTTTCTCATAATAATACTGCGCTAATTGTTCGTTTTGTGAGAACGCAAATAGCGAGAATGACAAAAAGATATAAAGAAAAACGTGATTCATATTGCAGGTGTTCAGTATTCAGTGTTCAGTTTGCGAACCGATGTACTGTTCAAGAGGCAAACTGAACACCGATCACTGACGACTGAACACTAATTAGTCAATAATATCAAATCCGCAATACGGACGCAATACTTCTGGAATTACAATTCCTTCTGGAGTTTGGTAGTTTTCTAAAATTCCAGCTAAAACTCTTGGTAAAGCTAATGAACTTCCGTTAAGTGTATGTGCTAATTGGTTTTTTCCGTCTTTATCCTTGAAACGTAACTTCAAACGATTCGCTTGAAAAGTCTCAAAATTAGAAACAGAAGAAATCTCTAACCAACGTTCTTGCGCTGTAGAATACACTTCAAAATCATAGGTTAAAGAAGCTGTGAATCCCATATCACCACCGCAAAGACGTAATATTCTGTAAGGCAATTTCAATTCTTGAAGAATATTTTTCACATGTTCAACCATCCCTTCCAAAGCTTCGTATGATTTATCGGGATGTTCAACACGTACAATTTCTACTTTGTCAAATTGATGTAAACGGTTTAATCCACGTACATGCGCACCATACGAACCTGCTTCACGACGGAAACATGGTGTGTAAGCCGTAGTTAAAATAGGTAATTCGCTTTCACTTAAAATTACATCACGAAACAAATTAGTCACAGGAACCTCAGCTGTTGGGATTAAGTACAAGTCATCGGTTTTATCATGATACATTTGTCCTTCTTTGTCTGGCAATTGTCCTGTTCCATAAGCAGATGCTTCGTTGACCATGTGAGGAACTTGAACTTCATTGTAACCTGCAGCAGTATTTTTGTCCAAGAAATAATTGATCAACGCGCGTTGTAATTTTGCTCCTTTTCCTTTATACACTGGAAATCCTGCTCCAGTGATTTTAACACCTAATTCAAAATCGATGATATCGTATTTTTTTACTAATTCCCAGTGCGGTTGCGCATTTTCATGCAAAACAGGAATATCGCCTTCCTGAAAAACATTTAAGTTTTCCTCAGGTGTTTTCCCTTCCGGAACCATATCCGCAGGAAGATT carries:
- the serS gene encoding serine--tRNA ligase, translating into MLQIAFIRENQEKVINALAKRNMDAKSVVEEVVQLDEKRRATQVDLDAILSESNKLSKDIGELMKNGEKSKAAILKEKTILNKEKSKKLAETADALATELLEKLYTLPNLPADMVPEGKTPEENLNVFQEGDIPVLHENAQPHWELVKKYDIIDFELGVKITGAGFPVYKGKGAKLQRALINYFLDKNTAAGYNEVQVPHMVNEASAYGTGQLPDKEGQMYHDKTDDLYLIPTAEVPVTNLFRDVILSESELPILTTAYTPCFRREAGSYGAHVRGLNRLHQFDKVEIVRVEHPDKSYEALEGMVEHVKNILQELKLPYRILRLCGGDMGFTASLTYDFEVYSTAQERWLEISSVSNFETFQANRLKLRFKDKDGKNQLAHTLNGSSLALPRVLAGILENYQTPEGIVIPEVLRPYCGFDIID
- a CDS encoding tetratricopeptide repeat protein, with product MNHVFLYIFLSFSLFAFSQNEQLAQYYYEKGDFEKAKIGFEELLQKVPQNTQYFLRTIDCYQQLQQFDIAEKAIKERFDKYKQSNLLVELGYNFQLRKDDAKAKVYYDQAVDRIRTNPNEVYAISNSFERKVLLDYALKSYQTAIELQPSLKFNYQMGLLYGQLGNIEMMITSFLDEAYQSPQNTVLIQNQFVRFMVDDGDANFNELLRKALILRTQKNQDVFWNYYLSWFYVQQKEFEKAFIQQKAIYKRNPESLNSIVNLAQLAIEEDNQEAARDILGFVLENSKDLELLIQANVYLMEMKIEKATQNDFANISLELDNLLREFEISPFTLSLQLIQAHFVAFNLKKPEEGKAIVKKALELRLNDYDAARAKMELADIFLYEEKFNQALLYYSQIELDLKNDVLAHEATLKAAKTSYFKTDFAWALKQFKELKSANTQLIANDALEYFLLINDNTVADSTQGALKQFAKGDYLLYQNRNQDAVAQFQSILKDFKGQEIEGVTLLRLGEIYEKLGDFNLALSQYQVIIDHHSDGIYIDEALFFSAEIYSKKLQQPEKAKPLYEKIIFNHQDSIHFVDARKKFRQLRGDTNL